One Maledivibacter sp. genomic region harbors:
- a CDS encoding DUF1097 domain-containing protein: MGNLAALSLMTAILCGIWVELSSALGLLGWAGFAGCTAFFAAGGKIQGLKSSLPATLSGVFWAMVIIKMCNYMEFSHVAGISTALITFIMCIQAKIKLFEFIPGTFIGSFSTFASGGDWKGVVITLILGAILGYACESSGTWFYNVTNRNTNSQEKDTKEQEAV; the protein is encoded by the coding sequence ATGGGAAATTTAGCTGCACTTTCATTAATGACAGCAATTTTATGTGGTATTTGGGTAGAGTTAAGTTCTGCTTTAGGACTACTTGGATGGGCAGGATTTGCAGGATGTACAGCATTTTTCGCGGCAGGAGGTAAGATTCAAGGGTTGAAAAGTTCTCTTCCAGCGACTCTAAGTGGTGTTTTTTGGGCTATGGTAATTATAAAAATGTGTAACTATATGGAGTTTTCCCATGTTGCTGGGATTAGTACGGCTTTGATAACTTTTATAATGTGTATACAGGCTAAAATCAAATTGTTCGAATTTATTCCAGGAACCTTTATAGGATCATTCTCAACCTTTGCTTCTGGAGGGGATTGGAAGGGTGTAGTAATCACCCTAATTTTAGGGGCTATTTTAGGATATGCATGTGAATCAAGTGGTACATGGTTTTACAATGTAACAAATAGGAATACTAACTCTCAAGAAAAGGACACAAAGGAACAGGAAGCTGTATAA
- a CDS encoding acyl-CoA dehydrogenase family protein, which yields MDFSLTREQELIKKLSQQFAENELEPVAEEVDLEHIFPEENFKKMALLGFTGIGVPSQYGGCNGGALEKVITVSEFAKKCMASAAILSIHLIAPQAINKYGNEEQKQRFLPKLTKGGALGAFALTEPNAGSDAGAVKTTAIYDPETDEYILNGTKCFISGGSRAEVLIIFALTQPEKGLRGMSAIIVEKGTPGFTIGKIESKMGLAGSETAELIFEDCRVPASNLLGRQGKGFKIAMEALDGARVGVGAQAVGVAEGALDLSIKYSNERVQFGKPIANLQGIQWYIADMATKTMAAKTLVEYAAYLEDAGKPFSKEAAMCKLNASENARFVTNLALQIHGGYGYMKDYPLERMYRDAKITEIYEGTSEIHKVVISRAVMSK from the coding sequence ATGGATTTTTCATTAACCAGAGAACAGGAACTGATCAAAAAATTGTCACAACAGTTTGCTGAAAATGAATTAGAGCCAGTAGCCGAAGAAGTTGACCTTGAGCATATTTTTCCCGAGGAAAACTTTAAGAAAATGGCATTATTAGGATTTACAGGGATTGGAGTTCCTAGCCAATATGGAGGCTGCAATGGTGGTGCATTAGAGAAGGTAATAACTGTTTCTGAATTCGCAAAAAAATGTATGGCTTCAGCTGCAATCCTATCAATTCACTTAATTGCACCCCAAGCCATTAATAAATATGGAAATGAAGAACAAAAGCAAAGATTTCTTCCCAAGCTTACAAAAGGCGGAGCGTTGGGGGCATTTGCTTTAACCGAACCAAATGCAGGATCCGATGCAGGGGCTGTAAAGACAACAGCTATATATGATCCAGAAACTGATGAGTATATATTAAATGGAACTAAATGCTTTATTTCCGGTGGTAGCCGTGCAGAGGTATTAATTATATTTGCACTTACGCAACCTGAAAAGGGATTAAGAGGTATGTCCGCAATAATAGTTGAGAAAGGTACACCGGGTTTCACTATAGGTAAAATAGAGTCTAAAATGGGATTGGCTGGTTCAGAAACTGCGGAACTAATATTTGAAGATTGTCGTGTTCCAGCATCAAATCTTCTTGGAAGACAGGGCAAAGGCTTTAAAATAGCGATGGAGGCGTTGGATGGAGCCCGTGTAGGAGTAGGGGCTCAAGCTGTTGGAGTAGCAGAGGGAGCATTGGATCTTTCCATTAAGTATTCAAATGAACGTGTTCAGTTTGGTAAACCAATAGCAAATCTCCAAGGTATCCAATGGTATATTGCAGACATGGCAACAAAAACAATGGCTGCAAAAACTCTTGTAGAATATGCAGCGTATCTTGAAGATGCTGGAAAGCCTTTTTCAAAAGAGGCAGCTATGTGTAAGCTAAATGCTTCTGAAAATGCACGTTTTGTAACTAATTTGGCTCTTCAAATACATGGTGGATATGGCTATATGAAGGATTATCCATTAGAGAGAATGTATCGTGATGCTAAGATCACAGAAATATATGAGGGTACTTCAGAGATTCATAAAGTTGTTATCTCCAGAGCAGTAATGAGTAAATAA